The window ACCAATGCCGACCTCAAGGCCGAGCAGACCATCTTCGAAATCCTGGAAAAGGCCCGCCCCGGCTATGGCTTCCTGGGTGAAGAGCGCGGCCTGATCGAGGGCACTGACAAGACCCACACCTGGATCGTCGACCCGCTGGACGGCACCACCAACTTCATGCACGCCATCCCGCACTTCGCGGTCAATATCGCCCTGCAGCGCGAGGGCGAAGTGGTGGCCGGCGTCACCTACAATCCCATCACCCATGACCTGTTCTGGGCCGAAAAGGGCAAGGGTGCCTTCCTCGGAGCCGAGAAGCGCCTGCGCGTCGCCGCCCGTCGCAGCCTGGACGAAGCCGTTCTGGCCACCGGCGTGCCGTTCCTCGGCAAGCCCGGCCACGCCCAGTTCCTGAAGGAAC of the Caulobacter henricii genome contains:
- a CDS encoding inositol monophosphatase family protein, with the translated sequence MATPSALLNVMIDAARKAARGLARDFGEVTELQVSKKGAADFVTNADLKAEQTIFEILEKARPGYGFLGEERGLIEGTDKTHTWIVDPLDGTTNFMHAIPHFAVNIALQREGEVVAGVTYNPITHDLFWAEKGKGAFLGAEKRLRVAARRSLDEAVLATGVPFLGKPGHAQFLKELHQISQKVAGVRRFGAASLDLAWVAAGRFDGYWERNLGAWDVSAGVLMVTEAGGKVSTIEEDGNPAEGASILAANQDLHPLVLEKLRLA